One Pyrococcus furiosus DSM 3638 genomic window, TCTAGGCTCACTCTTCTCAACCCACTGGCCATTCTCAAAAACCCAATATTTTACTGGCTGACAGGCCTTATCATTACCCGCACTCCCAAAAGAACCCAAAACCACAAAACCAAGTAACAAAACAATAACCCACCTCAAACCCAACACCACCACCACAAATATTTGCACTATCAGCTATACCTCCAAAAATATTTGTAATTTTTGGTAATATTTATGGTGACAGTGTCTAAAGATATTGGTCAATAAAAGTTATTCTTGAAGACCATCCAAACTAGAGCTTAAATACCTTGTCATAAAAATAATTTTTAACGCACAAATCCAAGATGGGATAGGAGTTGATTTCATGTTCTTGAAGAGTTATATATCAATATTACTACCCTATCAAACCCCATCACCTGGGAATACTCAACATAAAAGCGGGTGTTATCCTTCTTAAACATCTTCCCAGTCGCATTTACTGGGGTGATGTCTTTCCAGCTCTTTGCTAATGCTTTAGTAATCTCAAGGTACACTTCCCTCCCGCAACCTTTGGGGTAAACATAAACTGCCACATTCAGGTTTGGCTTCACGCTTCCTTCAAATTTGGCCATGTAGCCCTCTATCTTTACCCCTACTTCAGCTGTCCAGTTTTCTTCCATGATTGGAATATTTTTCTCTAACATAGTTGATATATTTTTCTCAAGCAATGTGTAAAAGATGACTTTTTCTGGTGAAGGCCCATAGTACAAAGGAGTCACGGTCTTTGCAAAATCTATTACATCCTCACGCTCTCCTCGAGCAACAACAAGTATATATGCATCTCCCATGAATTTGCAACTAATATAATATCCATTCTTATCTTTTACCAATACATTATTTTTGTATATGCTAAATCCCCTCTGCTCTAGTTCATTGGTTATTCTGTTTTTCTCTTTCTCGCATGAATCGGATGAATAGTAAGTGTAAAGTCCGAACTCAGTTTCATTGGCCTTTCCAGTGAATTTTTTCAAATAGTTATGAGGTGAAACAATGTTGAGTGGTGCCTCTTCCACTTTGTATAGGTATCTCGCCCCCTCAAGAAACACTCTTAGGGCTTCAGAACCGTTTGAATAATTGCAGTGTGGAGATAAGCTTATGTTAAGGTTGATTTGGGATGTATGGATTTTGTATGCATATCCAAATATTGCCAAAATAATAAGTAGAAGAGGAATAATTATTTTTCTCATTTGACATCACCAAGTTCATGTTGTTCTTATCTTCATGAGATCTGCATCTTGCCAATTTCCATTGGCTATATATTTCACATCATTCCCGTCATGGACTTTAATATAGAGCACAGTTCCAGTTTTTCGGGAGTATACATACCCAACCCCAGTTACGGCATGTGCACCCTAGTGGGTTCTCCAATAGTGGCATTCTTCCAGTTTTTAAACTCGGGAATATTAGTAGCAATCCAATTTACATATGTTTGAGCAATCTGCGAAGCTAGCTGCGGAGGGATTTCCCTACTTTCCATAGCAGTTGTATTTCCTGAATATCCAAAAACAAATATACAAAGCATTAGTATTGATAATTTTTTAATTAATTTTTCATAATTATTCCATCTCTAAAATCATGAGATTACATAATATTTAAATTTTTTGTTGTTATTATATGTTATCTAAAATTAAATAACAGAAGTCAAATTCAAATGTAATGAAAATACTTTTACTTTGTCCTACTAAGTTATCCTAAGAGCCACTTCCATAAGGGGACAAATCTAACTCTTTTTCCTTTGTAAACCTCAGTTCCTTCATAATCCCATGTTACAACCGTTAAATTGTTACACTTTAATAGTCTAGAAGCCCTTAAAAGTGCCCCTACTTCTCGCTGCTTTGTCTCGATGTCATCGATACTATAGCTTACCTGGATCAGTTCTTTTACTTCAAATCCAGTTAAGACGACAAAATCTACTTCTCCTTTAGAATCCATCCAGTATCTGATTTCAAGTCTTGGTTCTTGATAGTACTTCCTTCTTAGGAGTTCAAGAGCTACAATGTTTTCAATTCGATGACCTGTATCTTTAACCCCGTCATTATGCAAAAACGTTAAAGTGAGCAACGTTAGAGGCTAGTTCTTCAATCAGGACTATGGCAAACTTTATTCAGTCCCTTGAGGATAAAAAGGAGGGCATGGCAAACAAAGACTTATTTAAGGATATGCCATCTAGAACTTCAAACATGAAGTTTCTAAAGAAAGCCTCACAAAAAACACTAGAGCTTCAAATATCAGAGATTGATTCTTTAATAAAGCACTCTACAAGCTGAAAGGCGATAAGACAATGATTAACTTCATTCAGTCGAGAAACGATGAGAAGGGAGCATGGCAAAACTATGTAAACATTAGGCAAGCATTAGAAGGAGCGGTAAAAGAATATAGAAAATTAATGGAAAAAGGCATGTTCGCCTTTCTCAACTAACTTCTTTTCTCTTTATAGAGTTTTAACCCAAACTTGGTGAACTTCTGAAAGCCTTTGTCATAGGTGAGGAGGTAGTATCCCTTATGAATGGCCGTTGAGGCTATGAGAATATCCCCGTCATCCCTGGTGGTGTTCCTTCTTTCTCCAGCCTACGGTATAAGTCGGAAGCGAGGATAGCCGTAAACTCATCAACCGGGACAACTTTAAAGAGAGTCGTTAAGTCCTTCATTGCTCGCTTAAACCCTCTTTCCGACTTAACACCCCTCAAGAATTCAAAAAGGGTAACCACCGAGATTTTAGCTCCAGAATACTTAACAAGCTTTTTCAACCTGTCCCTTTTTGACCCAAGTGATTAAAGCGCTCGTGTCAATAATCAAACTTTTCGTATTTACGGAGCTTGAGTGGCTTTTTCTCGATTTCATTCACATCAACCTCTCCAGATTTTACCAGATTGATTAAATCCTTAGCGAGGATCACTTCTCAATATACTCTTTCGCCTTCTTAGTCTTCCTACTCTTAAAGTTCTCAACCCTAATAACAGCCTTCATTCCTCCTCAACCTCGATAGTTATCTTCAGCTTTTTAACATCCTCCTCACTAAGTCCCTCTTCCTTAATGAGGTACTCTATTATCGCTTCCCTCGCAAGGCGTTTAAACTCTCTTATGCTCATCCCCTCGGGGACCGGGATTTTTACCTCAAACACATCCTTTGACTTTGTTTTTACGGCCATCCTTCACACCTTAAAAAGTTTAGAGTGCATGATTATTAATTTTTCTTCCGCTTTCTCTTTTGACCTGGGTAGTCAATTTGCTTAATGTCGTAGCGTTCAGGATGTCTCAACCATAACTCCAACTGCTTGAGTGTTGCCTTCTCAAGGTCAAAAACCTTCCTCGCCTTCTTCGCCTTATCAACCGCATAATCCCGCTTACCGTAGGTTTCCCAATACTCCTTAAACTCCATTATCGCCTTTATGAGCTGATCTTTAGCCTTCCTCACCTTTTCAGCCTTCCCAATGATTTTAGCAATATTCTTAATGTTCTCTTCAAAGGTTAAGTTAGTGGTCAACAAGAGCATAATAATCAATAAGGTCTTCCCCGATCCCATACTTCCTCTTCGCTACTCGTTGAGCCAACTTTTTCTTTCGTATTCCTCATATTTAACTTCTGAAGTCATTTAAAAAGTTGAGCGTAAAGTTTTTAAAGCTCATTTGAGGATACGTAAATGGTCTTAAGGTGGGCCGGTAGCTCAGCCTGGTATGAGCGCCGCCTTGGCAAGGCGGAGGCCCGGGTTCAAATCCCCGGCCGGTCCACCACAAATTTTGGGCGGGCCCGTGGTCTAGACTGGTTATGACGCCACCCTGACAAGGTGGAGGTCCGGGGTTCAAATCCCCGCGGGCCCACCAGATTTTCTTAGTAATTCAAAAAACTTACTTTTCTTGGGAATTTTGTTTGCAACTTTCTTTGCAAAGCCTGTAGAAACTTATTATTCCTCCAATTGTTGGAGCAATTCTAACAGAGAGAGCTATGAGTATATTTATTGAGTTTGGAAGCCTTTCCATAAGCCACATTATCCAAATTACGAATGTAATAGCACTGCCTGCTACTGCTAATAAAAAAGGAAAAAGTATGTAACGCAAGTTTTTCACAATTCATCCCTCCTAACTAAGGAAAATCTACATATATGTAGTCATATTTCACATTCAGATTTAAGGATGCATAACTATACTTTTCCTCTGAGGACACCTTAGATGTTAGTTTTATGTAGACTACATACCTATGTCCACTTTTCAACATATACGCCGGTGTTCTATACAATATTTTGTCTGTTTATATCTTTGATTCCAACAAGCGAGAAGTCTTGGCTATCAGCATTAAAGCATGTTACAGAGCCTGTTGTAAGATCCTTTATACAGACATCAACTCTATATGAGGCCTCTCCAAAACTGAGACTTATTGATCCGCTAATCTTTATTGGTACTTCTATGGTAGCATATACTGCTCCTTTACCTCCAGTATCAAATTTCTCTCCTATCTCTGCATATGTTACAACATATCCAAAGCCAAGTGATTTAATAGATGCAGATACTTTCTGAGAAGTTCCTAGGTAGTACCCATTTTGATCTATATAAAACAATCCACTGTGATCCTCAACTCCCGCGTCCCCATATTCAGAATAGGTCAACTTTTTGTCAACTCCAAGATATACAACATCTCCACCACCTGTACCTGGATCTATGTACGTTGGATTAATAATTCCCTTTGTTGCACTTACTGTCCCACTTAGAATAATAATACAGACTACTAAAGCAAAAACATTTTTCAGCATTATATCACCATAATTTAGTAATACATAAAATCCCTATAAAAATTTCTACTAAAAAGTTAAATAAAAGACAAAAAGCTATCCAGTAAAGTAATCTGGCTCTCTTCCCATGGACTCCCCACTAATTCTCTTCCTCGACTCTTCAAATTGCCTGTAATATTCCATCATGTATTTATTGACACTTGGCTTGACTTTCTTTAGCGCCTCCTCAAAGTCCTTCCTCGTAACTATTAGCTTATCAAGGAACTCTTCGCTCTCCTCCTCCAACTCCTCCTTCGGTACACTTTTAACAACTCTCCTTAGAGCGTTTAGTGCTGCTTCTCGGCAGACTGCTGCTATGTCTGCACCAGTGTAACCTTCAGTCCTCCTGGCCAACTCTTTCAAGTCAACGTCATCAGCCAATGGCATGCCCCTAGTGTGAACCTTGAAAATCTCAAGCCTAGCCTTCTCATCAGGAGCTGGAACTAAAATAAGCCTATCAAAACGCCCAGGCCTCAACAAAGCCGGATCAATAATATCCGGCCTATTAGTAGCACCAATAACCACAACACCACTATTTTCCTGTATCCCGTCCATCTCAGTTAGCAACTGGTTTATCAGCCTATCTGTTACTCTCTCTCCCTCGTATCCACCCCTAGCAGGTGCGATTGCGTCGATTTCGTCTATGAAGATTATTGCTGGGGCTGCTTGTCTGGCTTTTCTGAAGATTTCCCTAATCCTCTTCTCACTCTCACCAACCCACTTACTCAAAACCTCAGGCCCACGAATGGCAATAAAATTAGCCTGACTCTCAGTAGCAACAGCCTTAGCCAGCAAAGTCTTACCAGTCCCAGGAGGACCATACAACAAAATCCCCTTAGGCGGAGAAATGCCTAACCTCTTGAAAGCTTTCGGATACTTAAGTGGCCATTCTACTGCTTCTCTTAGTTGTTGTTTTACTTCTTCTAGTCCTCCGATATCGTCCCAGTGGACGTTTGGAATCTCAATGAGAACCTCCCTAAGAGCAGAAGGCTCCACCATCTTCAAAGCCTCATAGAAATCCCTCCTAGTTACCTTCAATTCCTCAAGAACTTCCCTGGGAATGCTCTCAGCTTCTGGGTTTATTTTACCTTCTTTTATTAGCCTCCTCAGCACTACCATCGCTGCCTCTCTTGCCAACGCAGCCAAATCAGCACCAACGAATCCATGAGTAACCTCAGCCAGCTCATCGAGCAACTTGTCAATTAGCTTTGCCCTAACATCCATGAATATCTTGCCGTGCTTCTTTAGAATTTCTTTGACTTCCTCTTCGCTTGTTGCCTTGCTGATTTCTTCGATAATCTTTTTGATTTCGCTCTTTTCGTACTTTTCTTCCTTTTCAAGTTCTTTTAGTGCTTTTATGACACTTTCCTTATCGTAATCAGGCTCTATTGGCATTCCTCTTGTGTGGATCTGGAGGATTTCCTTCCTACCCTGCTTATCTGGAACTCCGACTTCTATTTCTCTGTCAAACCTTCCAGGCCTTCTCAAGGCTGGATCAATGGCATCGGGCCTATTTGTGGCTGCAATTACTATTACTTTCCCTCTACTCTTTAGCCCATCCATTAAGGTTAATAGCTGAGACACTACTCTTTTTTCAACCTCTCCGACAACTTCTTCTCTCTTTGGAGCAATTGCATCAATTTCATCAATAAAGATTATTGCCGGTGCATTTTCCTCAGCTTCCTTGAATATCTCTCTCAATCTTTCTTCGCTCTCTCCATAGTACTTGCTCATTATTTCCGGACCATTAATTGCAATGAAGTAAGCATTAGCCTCATTGGCAACAGCCTTAGCCAGCAAAGTCTTACCAGTCCCAGGAGGACCATACAACAAAACACCCTTCGGAGGCTCAATACCCAATCTTTCAAACAATTCTGGATGCTTCAAGGGCAATTCAACCATTTCCCTAATCTTCTCTATTGCTTCTTTTAGACCACCAATGTCCTCATAGGTGACTTCAGGAACTTTCTCCTCTCTGACCTCAACCGCTTGCGGAAGTACTTCAACTTCAGTATTGTAAGTTATTTGCACTATTCCTCTGGGAACTGTACTTACAACTACAAACTTCAGCTCTCCAAAGCCCATGGACATCTCAAAGAATCCTCTGAATATCTCGTCAAATGGTGTTCCTGTGTAAAATTCACTTCTTCCACTTGCCACTACAATGTCTCCTTTTACCACGGGTCTTCCCAGGAGGTTGTTTTTAACTAGGTCTCCTGGAATCTGGATATATACTCCCTTTTGGGCAGGAGCTAAAACAACTTTTTTTGCCTCTTTAACTTCAGCTCTCCTAATTGTTACGTAATCTCCAATGCTAACTCCAGCATTCTTTCTAATGTAGCCGTCCATTCTAACTATATCCAACCCCCTATCGTCTGGGTGGGCGTTTGCCACTATTGCTGCAGTAATTCTATTTCCTTCAATTTCTACAATGTCCCCAGGTTCGACTCCAAGCATTCTCTGATATTTCTTATCAAATCTTACAATACCTCTTCCAACGTCCCACTTAAGAGCTTCAGCTACTCTAAGCTTAATTTCTTCTTTTCTCTCTTCTCCCCTTCCAATTATCATGATATCACCCCTTACCCTTTTTCTTCTTTTGAAGCTCTATAGCCTCTTCAATTGTGAGGTTACCAAGAGCTACTTCTTTAGCAAGTTCAGACGAAATGGTAATTTTACCTCCACTCACAATCCTACTTTGAGCTTTTATATTCTCTATTTCTCCCTTGGTAACTTTGTCACCCCTTATTAACTCTTTTATTGTCATTTCCCTTCCCTCTCTAAGCCCTATGTTTATTGAAGCTACTATGTCCTGAATAGCCCAAGCTTCAACCCCTCCGACTCTTGGAGTTGTCCCCCTTTCATTTACAAGTATTATGGGATAATTCTCTCCTAATACCTTCGCCAATGATTTGAGCATTAAGATCCTGTGTCTCTTAGCCCCATGCCCAATTTTTATCTTTGCTCCTGGGTATTTTTCTAGGAGCTGGATAATGATATCTACATCTTTTGGGCTCTTTAGGTGATATACTTCCAAAACCCTATTGTCAGCAACAACACTAACTCCAGGCCGCTCTCCTGGGTCTATGGCTATGAAAACGGATTTGAACCTCTTTTTTCCTTCAAGAAACAGCAAAAGTTCATCTATGAAAGTCTCATCCCTAACTATTATTTTGTTTGGGAACTTTATCTTGTCAAAGTCTTTCTCTCCTGTTAGAATAACTTCTACGTCGAAGGGTATTTCATCTGTGGGGGTTAGACTATAAAATGGTATCTTATGCTCCTTGAGAACCTTTGATGCTAAATAGTACACTCTTGGGTCACTTGTCATTATCGCAATTCGCATCAATAAAAGGAAATAATTAATAGGTTAAAAAAGATAATGGAAAAAGAGGCTACTCCTCGGGTCTTGGAAGTATTGCTTCAACTCCTAAGACTTTCCACATTGCTTTTACTTGGTTCCTAAGCTCTTCAATGGCCTCTGGTCTCTTGAAGAGGTGCTTGAATCTTCCTTGGAGCTTGAGGTACTCCTCGATTGGCTTCTTGAACTCTATTCTAACGACTCTGTTGCCTTCCTTGTAAACCTTAGCTCCTCCTCCTGGGGGCTGTATCTTAATGTTCCAGATGTCACCATTTTCAATCTCGAAGAGTGGCCATATACCTGTTTCTATGGCTAGCCTTGCTATCTCAACGCCTTTTTCCAGTGGACTTCTCCATCCTGTCGGACAAGTACAGAGGACTTGAACGAATGCTGGCCCGTCAATCTTGCCTGCTTTCTTTATCTTTCTCACGAAGTCAAGTGGATTTCCTATGCTTGCAGTTGCTACATAGGGAATTTGATGAGCGGCTGCAATAAGTGCTACCCACTTCTTTGGCTTGTCTTCACCTACTGAATACTTTCCGGGAGGTGAAGTTGTGGTCCATGCTCCATATGGTGTTGATGAAGACCTCTGAATTCCAGTGTTCATGTAAGCCTCATTGTCATACATAAGGTAGAGAACATTGTGCCATCTTTCGAGCATTCCAGAGAGGGCTTGGAGTCCTATATCAGCTGTACCACCATCTCCACCTATTGCCAATATCTTACCTTTCCTTCCAAGCTTCTTCCATGCAGCTTCAATACCACTCGCTACGGCTGCAGCGTTTTCAAAAGCTACGTGAATCCAGGGGGCCTTCCATGCTGTATATGGGAATACAGCTGACACTACTTCCATACAGCCAGTTGCGTGAGCTATTGCGAAGGCGTTTGGATCTCCATATTTCTCTTCCATAGCTTCACTAAGAGCCTTGGTAGCTAACCTTAGAGCAGTAGCACACCCACAACCTGCACATGCGGCATGACCAGGAGCCCAATATTCACGGGTAGTTATTGGGGGCTTTCTAACTGCCATCTCAATCACCTCACTTCACAAGTTCCCATCTTAATCCAATCCAGTTAATTGGATTCTCAACTTTACCTTCCTTGAGTGCCTTCTCTGCAATTTCCAGGGCTTCGTCAAGCTGGTTGAAGGTTACATCTCTTCCACCTAGGCCAACTATGAAGTCGACCATTAGTGGCTTTTCGCTCTCGTTGATGAGAGCTGCTGATGCATCCGTAAAGACTGCACCATAAAGGCCGATTGTGATGTTCTTCTCTAGGAATGCGAGAACCTTTGCCTTCTTTGCTAGTTCTCTTATCTCTTCTACTGGGAATGGCCTATAAACGGTTATCTTTGCTGCACCGACTTTGTAACCTTCCTCTCTCTTCTTGTCTATCCACTCTTTAAGGGTTCCAGCCAGTGAACCCATTGTTACGAAGATTATGTCTGCATCCTCTGTCTTGTACTCCTCAATCTTCTGGTACTTTCTTCCGAACTTCTTCTCGAATTCTGCAAATGCTTCGTCTATTACCTTCTTTGCTCTCTCCATAGCCTCCCAAACTGTGTATCTGCTCTCCATATAGTGGGCCGGGAATGCAAGGCTTCCTTGAGTTATAGGCCTTGCGGGATCAATATATGCGTGCTTGGGCTCGTATTCTCCTAGGAATTCATCAACAACCTCTTGGTCTGGGATTTCTACTGGTTCAACTGTATGGGTTAGGATGAATGCATCGAATCCAACCATGGCTGGAAGGAGGACTCTTTCATCTTCTGCAACTTTGTAAGCTATTAGGATCAAGTCTAGAGCCTCTTGGTTGTTTTCTGCATAGAACTGCATCCATCCAGTATCTCTTTGGCTAATTGTGTCTTGCCAGTCATTCCAGATGTTAATTGGAGCTGACAAAGCTCTGTTACCAATTGCCATTACAATTGGCAATCTCATGCCAGCAGCAATGAATAGAATTTCGTGCATTAAAGCCAAACCTTGAGAGGCTGTTGCTGTGAAGGTTCTAACACCTGCAGCAGCCGCACCTACACATGCTGAAATTGCTGAGTGCTCACTTTCAACTTTAATAAACTCTGCGTCTAGTTCACCATTTGCCACGAATTCACTAATCTTCTCGGGTATTAGGGTTGAAGGTGTAATTGGGAATGCTGCTATAACCTTTGGTTTAGCCAACTTAGCAGCCCAAGCAGCGGCTTCATTAGCCTTCATAACTTTCCTAATTGGCATCTAAACCACCTCACTTAACTTCTCTAACCATTTCAATGGCTTTTGTTGGACACTCATTAGCACAGATTCCACAACCCTTACAATAGTCGTAGTCAAAAACTGGGTAACCTTCTTCATCTAGGTATATTGCAGGCTCTGGACAGTAGATGTAGCAGAGATAACACCTTACACACTTGTCCCTGTTGAACTCTGGCTTAAAAACTCTCCAAGATCCAGTTTTATTAATGACGCTACTTCCTGGAATGTAGACTATTGCTCCGGGTGTCATTTTTTCACTTAACTCTTTTTGGGCTCTTTCTATATCGGCCTTAAACGGACTTTCAGCCATATTTACCACCTCGAGTGAGTTTTCAAAATAAAAATTTAAGCATATAGGTCATCCAAAGACCTCGGCAAGCTTCTTTAGCCTTTCCCATTCTTCCAATACCCATTTTTGAAGTGTCTCAATATCTTCTTTTGTCATGTATTTAAATCTTCCCTGGAGCTTCAGGAATTCTTCAATTGGCTTTGGTTCTTTTTTGGGATTTGGCATATTAATCTTATACTTGCCATTTTCATATTCGAAGAGTGGGAAGTATGCAGTTTGAACTGCCAAGCGTGCAATTTCTATTGACTTGTCTGTTGGTGCTCTCCACCCAGTGGGACAGGGAGCGAAGAGCTGGATGAAACTTGGACCTGAAATCTTTTGAGCCTTCTTAAGTTTTCTAATGAAGTCCTCAGGATAAGCTATACTGGCAGTTGCGGCATATGGAATTCTATGGGCAATTACAATGTCAATAACCTTCTTCTTATGCCTCTTCTCTAGGAAGTGTCTCCTTCCTCCTGGGGTATTTGTGGTCCATGCTCCATATGGAGTTGATGAAGACCTCTGAATTCCAGTATTCATGTAGGCCTCATTATCGTACATTATGTACACCGCATCGTGACCTCTCTCCAAGAATCCAGAGAGGGCTTGAAGACCAATGTCGGCAGTACCACCGTCTCCTGCCCATCCAACGACCATTATCCCGTCTTCTCCCTTTACCTTGTATCCCATAGCCTTTAGTGCAGCTTCAATTCCACTTATCACCGCTCCTGTTGTTTCAAAGGCTGTGTGGAATAAGTTAGCATCTATTGCGGAGTAAGGCCAGGGACCAGCTATGATGGTCGAACAACAAGCTGGAATTACTAGGATGGTCTTTTTTCCATAAGCTTTCAGCACATATCTAAGTCCGAGGGAAGCCCCACATCCCTGGCAAGCGGTATGGCCAGCATAAAAGTGCTCTTCAAACGGGATCGTTACCCTCTTCTTAATATTCTCGGGAACTTCCATAACTCTCACCTCTTAAGATGGTACCAAACAACTTCTTTATCCACTTTTCCACTCTCAATGACTTTCTTCATATCATCTGCTATTGCCTTAATGTCTTTTACAGTAACATCCCTTCCTCCAAGGCCAACTATATAGTTCTTCATCAATGGGTGAGCTGAAGAGTTATAGAGCGCGCCCTTGCTCTCCGTGAAGAGAATTCCCTCTTGTCCAAAGGAGAAGTTTCTATCAAGAACGGCTATTCCCTTAACGCTCTCCGCAATTTCTACTAGCTCTTCCTTCGGGAATGGTCTAAACCATCTAACTTTTGCGTATCCTACTTTATAACCTTCTTTTCTTAAGAGGTCGACTGCTTCCTTTACGGTACCCATTAGGGAACCCATACCCATAAATACGAAGTCTGCATCATCGATGTAGCCTGTCTCAATCATTTGACTATAGTCTCTACCAAAGCGCTCTCCAAATTCTTTTCCGACTTCCTTAATGACTTTTTTGGCCTCTTCATGAGCCTTAGCTAACTTATATCTAAACTCATAGTAATCGTTTGGTGTTGCAAGGGCTCCTACCGCTATGGGCTCATCGAAGTTTGCTAAGCTATACAAGGGCTTCCTTGGTGGTAAAAACTCGTCAACAAGTTCCTGTGGAATCATTTCAACGACGTC contains:
- a CDS encoding DUF4143 domain-containing protein, encoding MHNDGVKDTGHRIENIVALELLRRKYYQEPRLEIRYWMDSKGEVDFVVLTGFEVKELIQVSYSIDDIETKQREVGALLRASRLLKCNNLTVVTWDYEGTEVYKGKRVRFVPLWKWLLG
- a CDS encoding type II toxin-antitoxin system VapC family toxin yields the protein MKKLVKYSGAKISVVTLFEFLRGVKSERGFKRAMKDLTTLFKVVPVDEFTAILASDLYRRLEKEGTPPGMTGIFS
- a CDS encoding CDC48 family AAA ATPase — encoded protein: MIIGRGEERKEEIKLRVAEALKWDVGRGIVRFDKKYQRMLGVEPGDIVEIEGNRITAAIVANAHPDDRGLDIVRMDGYIRKNAGVSIGDYVTIRRAEVKEAKKVVLAPAQKGVYIQIPGDLVKNNLLGRPVVKGDIVVASGRSEFYTGTPFDEIFRGFFEMSMGFGELKFVVVSTVPRGIVQITYNTEVEVLPQAVEVREEKVPEVTYEDIGGLKEAIEKIREMVELPLKHPELFERLGIEPPKGVLLYGPPGTGKTLLAKAVANEANAYFIAINGPEIMSKYYGESEERLREIFKEAEENAPAIIFIDEIDAIAPKREEVVGEVEKRVVSQLLTLMDGLKSRGKVIVIAATNRPDAIDPALRRPGRFDREIEVGVPDKQGRKEILQIHTRGMPIEPDYDKESVIKALKELEKEEKYEKSEIKKIIEEISKATSEEEVKEILKKHGKIFMDVRAKLIDKLLDELAEVTHGFVGADLAALAREAAMVVLRRLIKEGKINPEAESIPREVLEELKVTRRDFYEALKMVEPSALREVLIEIPNVHWDDIGGLEEVKQQLREAVEWPLKYPKAFKRLGISPPKGILLYGPPGTGKTLLAKAVATESQANFIAIRGPEVLSKWVGESEKRIREIFRKARQAAPAIIFIDEIDAIAPARGGYEGERVTDRLINQLLTEMDGIQENSGVVVIGATNRPDIIDPALLRPGRFDRLILVPAPDEKARLEIFKVHTRGMPLADDVDLKELARRTEGYTGADIAAVCREAALNALRRVVKSVPKEELEEESEEFLDKLIVTRKDFEEALKKVKPSVNKYMMEYYRQFEESRKRISGESMGREPDYFTG
- the porB gene encoding pyruvate synthase subunit PorB — encoded protein: MAVRKPPITTREYWAPGHAACAGCGCATALRLATKALSEAMEEKYGDPNAFAIAHATGCMEVVSAVFPYTAWKAPWIHVAFENAAAVASGIEAAWKKLGRKGKILAIGGDGGTADIGLQALSGMLERWHNVLYLMYDNEAYMNTGIQRSSSTPYGAWTTTSPPGKYSVGEDKPKKWVALIAAAHQIPYVATASIGNPLDFVRKIKKAGKIDGPAFVQVLCTCPTGWRSPLEKGVEIARLAIETGIWPLFEIENGDIWNIKIQPPGGGAKVYKEGNRVVRIEFKKPIEEYLKLQGRFKHLFKRPEAIEELRNQVKAMWKVLGVEAILPRPEE
- the porA gene encoding pyruvate synthase subunit PorA, coding for MPIRKVMKANEAAAWAAKLAKPKVIAAFPITPSTLIPEKISEFVANGELDAEFIKVESEHSAISACVGAAAAGVRTFTATASQGLALMHEILFIAAGMRLPIVMAIGNRALSAPINIWNDWQDTISQRDTGWMQFYAENNQEALDLILIAYKVAEDERVLLPAMVGFDAFILTHTVEPVEIPDQEVVDEFLGEYEPKHAYIDPARPITQGSLAFPAHYMESRYTVWEAMERAKKVIDEAFAEFEKKFGRKYQKIEEYKTEDADIIFVTMGSLAGTLKEWIDKKREEGYKVGAAKITVYRPFPVEEIRELAKKAKVLAFLEKNITIGLYGAVFTDASAALINESEKPLMVDFIVGLGGRDVTFNQLDEALEIAEKALKEGKVENPINWIGLRWELVK
- the porD gene encoding pyruvate synthase subunit PorD — encoded protein: MAESPFKADIERAQKELSEKMTPGAIVYIPGSSVINKTGSWRVFKPEFNRDKCVRCYLCYIYCPEPAIYLDEEGYPVFDYDYCKGCGICANECPTKAIEMVREVK
- a CDS encoding 3-methyl-2-oxobutanoate dehydrogenase subunit beta, with translation MEVPENIKKRVTIPFEEHFYAGHTACQGCGASLGLRYVLKAYGKKTILVIPACCSTIIAGPWPYSAIDANLFHTAFETTGAVISGIEAALKAMGYKVKGEDGIMVVGWAGDGGTADIGLQALSGFLERGHDAVYIMYDNEAYMNTGIQRSSSTPYGAWTTNTPGGRRHFLEKRHKKKVIDIVIAHRIPYAATASIAYPEDFIRKLKKAQKISGPSFIQLFAPCPTGWRAPTDKSIEIARLAVQTAYFPLFEYENGKYKINMPNPKKEPKPIEEFLKLQGRFKYMTKEDIETLQKWVLEEWERLKKLAEVFG
- the porA gene encoding 2-ketoisovalerate ferredoxin oxidoreductase subunit alpha; the encoded protein is MEYKPIRKVVSGNYAAAYAALHARVQVVAAYPITPQTSIIEKIAEFIANGEADIQYIPVESEHSAMAACIGASATGARTFTATSAQGLALMHEMLHWAAGARLPIVMVDVNRAMAPPWSVWDDQTDSLSQRDTGWMQFYAENNQEVYDGVLMAYKVAETVNVPAMVVESAFILSHTYDVVEMIPQELVDEFLPPRKPLYSLANFDEPIAVGALATPNDYYEFRYKLAKAHEEAKKVIKEVGKEFGERFGRDYSQMIETGYIDDADFVFMGMGSLMGTVKEAVDLLRKEGYKVGYAKVRWFRPFPKEELVEIAESVKGIAVLDRNFSFGQEGILFTESKGALYNSSAHPLMKNYIVGLGGRDVTVKDIKAIADDMKKVIESGKVDKEVVWYHLKR